NNNNNNNNNNNNNNNNNNNNNNNNNNNNNNNNNNNNNNNNNNNNNNNNNNNNNNNNNNNNNNNNNNNNNNNNNNNNNNNNNNNNNNNNNNNNNNNNNNNNNNNNNNNNNNNNNNNNNNNNNNNNNNNNNNNNNNNNNNNNNNNNNNNNNNNNNNNNNNNNNNNNNNNNNNNNNNNNNNNNNNNNNNNNNNNNNNNNNNNNNNNNNNNNNNNNNNNNNNNNNNNNNNNNNNNNNNNNNNNNNNNNNNNNNNNNNNNNNNNNNNNNNNNNNNNNNNNNNNNNNNNNNNNNNNNNNNNNNNNNNNNNNNNNNNNNNNNNNNNNNNNNNNNNNNNNNNNNNNNNNNNNNNNNNNNNNNNNNNNNNNNNNNNNNNNNNNNNNNNNNNNNNNNNNNNNNNNNNNNNNNNNNNNNNNNNNNNNNNNNNNNNNNNNNNNNNNNNNNNNNNNNNNNNNNNNNNNNNNNNNNNNNNNNNNNNNNNNNNNNNNNNNNNNNNNNNNNNNNNNNNNNNNNNNNNNNNNNNNNNNNNNNNNNNNNNNNNNNNNNNNNNNNNNNNNNNNNNNNNNNNNNNNNNNNNNNNNNNNNNNNNNNNNNNNNNNNNNNNNNNNNNNNNNNNNNNNNNNNNNNNNNNNNNNNNNNNNNNNNNNNNNNNNNNNNNNNNNNNNNNNNNNNNNNNNNNNNNNNNNNNNNNNNNNNNNNNNNNNNNNNNNNNNNNNNNNNNNNNNNNNNNNNNNNNNNNNNNNNNNNNNNNNNNNNNNNNNNNNNNNNNNNNNNNNNNNNNNNNNNNNNNNNNNNNNNNNNNNNNNNNNNNNNNNNNNNNNNNNNNNNNNNNNNNNNNNNNNNNNNNNNNNNNNNNNNNNNNNNNNNNNNNNNNNNNNNNNNNNNNNNNNNNNNNNNNNNNNNNNNNNNNNNNNNNNNNNNNNNNNNNNNNNNNNNNNNNNNNNNNNNNNNNNNNNNNNNNNNNNNNNNNNNNNNNNNNNNNNNNNNNNNNNNNNNNNNNNNNNNNNNNNNNNNNNNNNNNNNNNNNNNNNNNNNNNNNNNNNNNNNNNNNNNNNNNNNNNNNNNNNNNNNNNNNNNNNNNNNNNNNNNNNNNNNNNNNNNNNNNNNNNNNNNNNNNNNNNNNNNNNNNNNNNNNNNNNNNNNNNNNNNNNNNNNNNNNNNNNNNNNNNNNNNNNNNNNNNNNNNNNNNNNNNNNNNNNNNNNNNNNNNNNNNNNNNNNNNNNNNNNNNNNNNNNNNNNNNNNNNNNNNNNNNNNNNNNNNNNNNNNNNNNNNNNNNNNNNNNNNNNNNNNNNNNNNNNNNNNNNNNNNNNNNNNNNNNNNNNNNNNNNNNNNNNNNNNNNNNNNNNNNNNNNNNNNNNNNNNNNNNNNNNNNNNNNNNNNNNNNNNNNNNNNNNNNNNNNNNNNNNNNNNNNNNNNNNNNNNNNNNNNNNNNNNNNNNNNNNNNNNNNNNNNNNNNNNNNNNNNNNNNNNNNNNNNNNNNNNNNNNNNNNNNNNNNNNNNNNNNNNNNNNNNNNNNNNNNNNNNNNNNNNNNNNNNNNNNNNNNNNNNNNNNNNNNNNNNNNNNNNNNNNNNNNNNNNNNNNNNNNNNNNNNNNNNNNNNNNNNNNNNNNNNNNNNNNNNNNNNNNNNNNNNNNNNNNNNNNNNNNNNNNNNNNNNNNNNNNNNNNNNNNNNNNNNNNNNNNNNNNNNNNNNNNNNNNNNNNNNNNNNNNNNNNNNNNNNNNNNNNNNNNNNNNNNNNNNNNNNNNNNNNNNNNNNNNNNNNNNNNNNNNNNNNNNNNNNNNNNNNNNNNNNNNNNNNNNNNNNNNNNNNNNNNNNNNNNNNNNNNNNNNNNNNNNNNNNNNNNNNNNNNNNNNNNNNNNNNNNNNNNNNNNNNNNNNNNNNNNNNNNNNNNNNNNNNNNNNNNNNNNNNNNNNNNNNNNNNNNNNNNNNNNNNNNNNNNNNNNNNNNNNNNNNNNNNNNNNNNNNNNNNNNNNNNNNNNNNNNNNNNNNNNNNNNNNNNNNNNNNNNNNNNNNNNNNNNNNNNNNNNNNNNNNNNNNNNNNNNNNNNNNNNNNNNNNNNNNNNNNNNNNNNNNNNNNNNNNNNNNNNNNNNNNNNNNNNNNNNNNNNNNNNNNNNNNNNNNNNNNNNNNNNNNNNNNNNNNNNNNNNNNNNNNNNNNNNNNNNNNNNNNNNNNNNNNNNNNNNNNNNNNNNNNNNNNNNNNNNNNNNNNNNNNNNNNNNNNNNNNNNNNNNNNNNNNNNNNNNNNNNNNNNNNNNNNNNNNNNNNNNNNNNNNNNNNNNNNNNNNNNNNNNNNNNNNNNNNNNNNNNNNNNNNNNNNNNNNNNNNNNNNNNNNNNNatcggtcgatgctaagtcCTGTCTTGTGATTGTCgtgtgttgattgttgtgtgaagATTactgatactctattgcttgtgtgtatagccaagtagatgagaggattgccttactgagtgtttataaaatactcatgtaatgcaatatgtgtttgtggtgcaggtaaaggcaaagtgtgatcgtggaatccaggcgatgaagaggaggatgttctagggactcggtttcatgttgtctggcattgctaggttgctagagttgggtcattagaacattgctaggttgctggttctatgatttctattatttggttattggatattgttgatgctATGGATATTggtgatattttattattggattatcaTTGgatattggttggttatttccgctgttgaatgNatgttgaatgtgtttgtggttaggtgcctagtgggtatgggacttCTCAAACCagtattgaaacttctcaaaccagttattgataattttattcaaatacttattcggttttagatccacacgtatTGAAACTTCTGAAACCAGTATCCttacttgcagagaaagtaatatgaacatatgtatagttaaaacaatatttgtgcttttcgtTGATcgttcttctttaaactcaaataacatcaaatcaaggtttTGCGCGTCAATCCTTATTtcttatacttaaaaaaaagtttttctgcaaaagtatcaaatcatctgtaaaGTCATACactaaaacatgttttacagctcataagagatataaagcacaaacggagataagtaagatattaaaaaaattgatatataatatttaataattcttaaacttttaaacttttaatagagattaaatatttaaaatatttcaaactttagatgtaatttaaatatttgtaaaattttatttttttagagttaaatattaatgacacttaaatgttttatagattttaaatagttataatattttaacatttttatggaggtatttataatatttttaaacattctatactaaatatttaaacctttaaaaattttaatttactaaaataaatcaaataacttttttttttttaaatttggaaacctcataaataagcataaatcaagcaaacctgGTAAATTTATAGTTAGaaacatattagttttatttataatggttctcagcaattgtctaaaattttatagccgatgtgggttattgtacatatttcttttatttctatagattttacttttttctaaaaaatcataataatatagattactactatatttccaaaaatgttattagtgaagtatctaattcttattggtcTTTTTAAATCCTATATAAACACCTTTAGGAGTTcatagcttcaactttttattagtatagataaaatatcttaaaatttctatggaggttaagtaattgtaatattttaaaacattctatgaagtttaaatattttaaatatttgaacctttaaaAAGCTTCGATATTTATATCTtgatttaaacttttaaaatttataaattatagttttttaaaaacattttaaatgttaagaaatttttaatattttaaaattataatattttgaaaccttttaaaagctaagacttttagagctttcaatatttataatattttaaaattttaatagtttaaaatattataaatattgaaacttttatattatttaaacttttaaaaattttaaatattataatttttttttttgaaactttttaaagttttagtttgatcaaataaaaaaccggatcaaactgaacaaaacttttaaacttggacgcttgataaatcaagctttcctgttcatttgttgttgaaagcatattaaccttatttataatggttctgaaccattgtctaaaacttttctagccgatgtgggatattgtgcatagttcttttatttccataaatttaaaattttcctttttctaaaaatttctggaaatttaaaaaaatgttaatgaatgacatgtcaaatcttgatagtttgttttaaaataattcttaatatagaaaattctggaaatttttaaaaatgttaatgagtgacatgTCTTATTATAATtggatgtttaaaatcctaggtggacagtcTTAGAAGCTTATagtttctactttttattagtatagattggATGTATTTGGATAAAgaatattttctcaattttttatGGAGATTGAACAAATATGTCCGATTCTATCTGGGCAGAGCTGAGGGAAGCCGTCAATTCTTAAAtggaattaatattatttttgactaaagaaaattctttaaacACACactacgaagaagaagaacaaggtttTGTGCATGACATATCAAGTTTGAAAAGATTGTGATAGATCTGAGTGAGAATACGTTCTCTGGCGACGtgtttgtgattcagaaactctgaattttgtattttgttcttTATCAAAATCATCACATGAATCTTAGCgattaagaagaaaaacaatatatatatatatatatatatttaaacaaaagagagaaaaattggGCAAGTGAATTCCACGCGCAGCGAattttctctcccaaaagctttcttcttctgattacAACCTCTTGCGCCGACGTCGGGTCCTTTGTCAATTCCGGTGACGGTGAGGACCCTCCGGCCCATGGTTCTTCATTCATAACTTGTTGCATCATCCTGACAAAGCTGTTGGACGAAATCAAGGGAGCAGTTGAGAGGAGAAGCATCTGCGAGACGCTGACGGTAAGAGCTCTACCGGAGGTGTTGCTATGCAGAGTGGGAGAGGGAGATTCACGGCGAGGAACGAGAGAAGAGAGTAGATAGATATGGAGATTAGAGATTCTGGAGGTTTCACCGGATCGGTTATGATAGGAGAGATAGTCTCCAATCCGGTGAAGCTAAGCCACCATCTATGGTCTTCTTATCTACTCCCtgctgcctctctctctctctcatgacTGAGCATGGATCCTCCACGACAAAGGACAGACCGaatctcttcctccttctcaaaacggttctacggtggcgggatggcaacgaatcttggatcaccatctccgtttggTTACCGTCGTCCAGGCTCACCGGAGGTCCTGTTCTGGTTGAGTATCCGCAATTATGGACGGCTGCTGCAAACGAGTTTTTCGTttgtagattagggtttcaCGTAGTGCCGGTTTAATCTGGTTTGATGTAACCCGGCcggttttgtttttccaacgGTTTAGTCCGGTTGATGTAAATGAGTTGGACCCTTTGAGATTTCTGTATTGGCCTACTCCTGAAATAGTCAACTGggcattatatttttataaattgaataccttttaaaaaaacaaaaaaaaaacaatattttttgtatttgataaaaaatttatagtagtaaaacaaaatatcaattacCTTATTATCCTTGAGAGGTGAATTTGATGtgatcctcccaaggaatcgacgctctaaggttggtagactgataatcctagaaCTATGATGGCTCGCgaagctggatgataaggcgtgagatgaactcgaaaatccttatgccccaaactctcttaaaacaaaccaagcAAAGCAAGGCGAtggaactttagatagaagcttcgCGGAGACAGATGACAAGGCGTGAGACTAATCCCGAAAATCCTTGTGCCCTAGACTCTCTTATAACGACTCTTCAATCCTCAGCTAGTGAATGGCAACGTCAAGTGCTGTGGATTCACTTGATATAccgaaaactctttgatgtaacccaccaaggagaaagaacaagttccaaaggaacaaaggagtttaccactctcaaataaaagataaaagatttcttNNNNNNNNNNNNNNNNNNNNNNNNNNNNNNNNNNNNNNNNNNNNNNNNNNNNNNNNNNNNNNNNNNNNNNNNNNNNNNNNNNNNNNNNNNNNNNNNNNNNNNNNNNNNNNNNNNNNNNNNNNNNNNNNNNNNNNNNNNNNNNNNNNNNNNNNNNNNNNNNNNNNNNNNNNNNNNNNNNNNNNNNNNNNNNNNNNNNNNNNNNNNNNNNNNNNNNNNNNNNNNNNNNNNNNNNNNNNNNNNNNNNNNNNNNNNNNNNNNNNNNNNNNNNNNNNNNNNNNNNNNNNNNNNNNNNNNNNNNNNNNNNNNNNNNNNNNNNNNNNNNNNNNNNNNNNNNNNNNNNNNNNNNNNNNNNNNNNNNNNNNNNNNNNNNNNNNNNNNNNNNNNNNNNNNNNNNNNNNNNNNNNNNNNNNNNNNNNNNNNNNNNNNNNNNNNNNNNNNNNNNNNNNNNNNNNNNNNNNNNNNNNNNNNNNNNNNNNNNNNNNNNNNNNNNNNNNNNNNNNNNNNNNNNNNNNNNNNNNNNNNNNNNNNNNNNNNNNNNNNNNNNNNNNNNNNNNNNNNNNNNNNNNNNNNNNNNNNNNNNNNNNNNNNNNNNNNNNNNNNNNNNNNNNNNNNNNNNNNNNNNNNNNNNNNNNNNNNNNNNNNNNNNNNNNNNNNNNNNNNNNNNNNNNNNNNNNNNNNNNNNNNNNNNNNNNNNNNNNNNNNNNNNNNNNNNNNNNNNNNNNNNNNNNNNNNNNNNNNNNNNNNNNNNNNNNNNNNNNNNNNNNNNNNNNNNNNNNNNNNNNNNNNNNNNNNNNNNNNNNNNNNNNNNNNNNNNNNNNNNNNNNNNNNNNNNNNNNNNNNNNNNNNNNNNNNNNNNNNNNNNNNNNNNNNNNNNNNNNNNNNNNNNNNNNNNNNNNNNNNNNNNNNNNNNNNNNNNNNNNNNNNNNNNNNNNNNNNNNNNNNNNNNNNNNNNNNNNNNNNNNNNNNNNNNNNNNNNNNNNNNNNNNNNNNNNNNNNNNNNNNNNNNNNNNNNNNNNNNNNNNNNNNNNNNNNNNNNNNNNNNNNNNNNNNNNNNNNNNNNNNNNNNNNNNNATATATCATGCTGGACTTGAGATATATCATGCTGGACTTGAGATATATCATGCTGGACTTGAGAGATATCAACTCCAGTAGAaattcccatgctctctttggccataatctcttgaataagcccatttagtgcattcCTTAGTTGGTTAGCTTTTGCTCTGGTCACTGGTCCTTtaggtacaagcaatggttccttagctacaagctcctcaggttcaagctcagctacatattcctcaggttcaagctcagcttccacttgatcatcctcattgcttcccattatcatatcatgcccctcctcttcaaaaggatttgtcctcaaatccgGACCCTATGCAACAAATGGAGCCAAAtcagaaacattaaaaatggagctcactttgtacttaccttgcaGATCAAGCTTGTAAGCATTGTCACTGATTTTCTTCAAGACTTTGAATGGACCATCGACCCTTGGCATTAGTTTAGACTCTCTTTCAGCTGGTAAACGTTCCTTTCTCAAATGTATCCAAACTAGATCTCCCACTTCAAAAATCAGCTGGCgtcttcctttgtttgcttgcttctcatactGCTTTGTCCTTGCTTCAATGTTGAGTCGTGCCTTCTCATGAATCTGCTTAACAagttcagctttctttttcccatccaTACTAACTCTTTCACTCAAAGGTAAAGGAATTAGATCCAAAGGTGTTAAAGggttaaaaccataaacaatttggaAAGGAGAATACTTAGTAGCAGAATGAACTGAATGATtatatgcaaactcaacatgaGGCAAACAATCTTCCCAagatttgatgttcttcttAATGATAGCACGCAAAAGTGTAGACAAAGTTCTATTCACTACTTCAGTTTGTCCATCAGTTTGAGGATGACAAGTAGTTGAAAACAACAACTTAGTCCCTAACTTAGACCACAAAGTTTTCCAGAAATAGCTTAAGAACTTAGTATCCCTATCAGAAACAATAGTTCTAGGCATGCCATGCAATCGAACAACCTCTCTAAAGAACAAATCAGCAACATTTGAAGCATCATCAGTTTTGTGACATGGAATGAAGTGTGCCATCTTAGAAAATCTATCAACAACCACAAAGACAGAATCTCTACCTTTCTTGGTTCTAGGCAGTCCTAGCACAAAATCCATTGAAAGATCAGTCCAAGGTTCAGTAGGAATGGGTAAAGGAGTATACAAACCATGGGGTTGAACTTTAGACTTGGCTTGCTTGCAAGTGACACACCTTCCGCAAATCCTTTCCACATCTCTCTTCATATGCGGCCAGTAGAAATGATCCTGCATAACACTAAGTGTTTTGGCAACTCCAAAATGTCCCATTAATCCTCCTCCATGAGCTTCTCTGACAAGCAAATCTCTCAAAGAACAATTAGGCACACACAAACGATTTTCATAGAATAAAAATCCTTCATGCTGAAAGTATTTTCCATGAGCAAACTTTTCACAAGCTTGGAAATCTTCTTTGAACTCATAATCAGTAGCATACATCTCCTTAAGTTGTTCAAAGCCTAACAACTTAGCATCAAGAGTAGAGATAAGCGCATACCTTCTTGACAAAGCATCAGCAACAACATTGTCTTTACCTTGTTTGTACTGAATGACATATGGAAATTTTTCTATGAACTCAATCCAGCGAGCATGGCGCTTGTTTAGCTTTTGTTGACCTCTCAAGTGCTTTAGAGACTCATGATCtgtgtgaatcacaaactcctTCGGCCAAAGATAATGTTGCCAAGTTTGTAGCGCTCTAACTAAAGCatacagctccttgtcataaGTTGGATAATTCAAGGTTGCTCCTCCAAGTTTCTCACTGAAATATGCAATTGGCTTCTTCTCTTGCATCAGCACAGCTCCAATTCCTACACCAGATGCATCacattcaatttcaaaagttttcttaaaatctaGTAAAGAAAGAAGGGGTGCAGAAgtgagtttttgtttcaagagttGAAATGCTTCTTCCTGTGCTGTCTCCCATTTAAATCCAACTTCCTTCTTGATAACCTCAGTGAGAGGAGCAGCAATGGTGCTGAAATCCTTCACAAATCTCCGATAGAAGCCGGCAAGACCATAGAAACTCCTGACTTCACCAACCGTCTTTGGACTAGGCCACTCTCGAATTGCCTTTACCTTTTCTTCGTCCACCTTAATGCCCTGTGCACTCACAACAAATCCTAGAAAAACAAGGTTATCTGTGCAAAAAGTGCATTTCTTGAAATTGGCAAACAGTTGCTCCCTCCTAAGAACATCTAAAACAGTTTTCAAATGCTCTACATGGTCATCTAGGCTTCGACTGTAGAtcaagatatcatcaaaatacACAACCACAAAAACTCCTATGAATGCTCTCAAGACATGATTCATTAACCTCATAAAAGTACTAGGTGCATTTgttaacccaaaaggcatcacaaGCCATTCATATAATCCATGCTTAGTCTTAAATGCAGTTTTCCACTCATCACCCTCCTTCATACGAATTTGGTGATATCCACTCTTAAgatcaattttagaaaacacaCAAGACCCATGTAACTCATCTAGCATGTCATCTAAGCGAGGAATAGGGTGGCGGTACTTTACAGTGATATTGTTGATGGCTCTGCAATCTACGCACATTCTCCAACTACCATCCTTTTTAGGTACAAGTAACACCGGAACAGCACATGGGCTCATGCTCTCCTTAATGTATCCCTTTTCCATGTGCTCACTGACTTGTTTCTGTAGCTCCTTTGTCTCCACAGGATTGGTTCTATAGGCTGGCCTATTGGGAAGTGACGCTCCTGGGACAAAGTCTATTTGATGTTCAATTCCCCGAATTGGTGGCAAACCATCTGGATATTCTTCTGGAAAACATCACCATAATcctgcaaaagagaaacaatattACTCGGAAGTTCCGGCTCAGGGTTAGTCAAACTCATGAGAGTTTCCTTGTACATAAGCATAATGATTGGTTGATCCAAAAATAAAGCTATCTTAATCTCACTTTCTCTCACAAAGAAATTAGATTGTCTCACAGGGTTACTCTTAAAGGCCTTTAGCTGGGTTTTTGTCAAACTCTCACTCTCTTATTTGTGGTTTTTAGTGTTTAGGGGTTCACTCACATTGTTCTTTCCAAGTTGCAGCTGATCTTCGTAGACCTCTTGTGGTGTTAATGGAACTAGTGTGATCTTCTTCCCTCTGTGCTCAAAAGAATGTTTGTTGGTGTAGCCGTCATGATTAACCTTGCGATCAAACTGCCAT
This DNA window, taken from Camelina sativa cultivar DH55 unplaced genomic scaffold, Cs unpScaffold00737, whole genome shotgun sequence, encodes the following:
- the LOC109131607 gene encoding uncharacterized protein LOC109131607 — its product is MEKGYIKESMSPCAVPVLLVPKKDGSWRMCVDCRAINNITVKYRHPIPRLDDMLDELHGSCVFSKIDLKSGYHQIRMKEGDEWKTAFKTKHGLYEWLVMPFGLTNAPSTFMRLMNHVLRAFIGVFVVVYFDDILIYSRSLDDHVEHLKTVLDVLRREQLFANFKKCTFCTDNLVFLGFVVSAQGIKVDEEKVKAIREWPSPKTVGEVRSFYGLAGFYRRFVKDFSTIAAPLTEELELC